Within the Longimicrobium sp. genome, the region GTACCGCCCGCTCGACGTAGCCGTTCGAGGCCGCGTAGATCTGGATGACCTGGTCCTCGACCGGGAGCGGGTCGCGCTCGTTCTGGTTGAGCGCCTTCACGAGCCGCTCGCCGCGGGCCAGCGTCGCCTGCGTGTCCGGGTCGAGGTCCGAGCCGAACTGCGAGAACGCCTCGAGCTCGCGGTACTGCGCCAGGTCGAGCCGGAGCCGCCCCGCCACGGACCGCATCGCCTTGATCTGCGCGGAGCCGCCGACGCGCGACACCGAGATGCCGACGTTCACCGCCGGGCGCACGCCGGCGTAAAAGAGCGCGTCCTCGAGGAAGATCTGGCCGTCGGTAATGGAGATGACGTTGGTCGGAATGTACGCCGAGACGTCGCCCGCCTGCGTTTCGATGAGGGGGAGCGCGGTGAGCGAGCCGCCCGGCGCGAAGATCGTCCGGTTGTCCACCACCGCCGGGTCGTCGCGGATCTTGGCGGCGCGCTCCAGCAGGCGCGAGTGCAGGTAGAACACGTCGCCCGGGTACGCCTCGCGGCCCGGCGGGCGGCGCAGCACCAGCGACATCTGCCGGTACGCCACGGCCTGCTTGGAGAGGTCGTCGTACACGCAGAGCGTGGCCTTGCCGCGGCCGTCCTCGCCGCGCGTGTACATGAAGTACTCGGCCAGCGCGGTGCCCGCGTACGGGGCGATGTACTGCATCGGGGCCGGGTCGCTGGCCGTCGCGGCGACCACGATGGTGTAGTCCATGGCGCCGGCGTCGGTCAGGCGCTGCACCACGCCCGCCACCGTCGAGGCCTTCTGGCCGATGGCGACGTAGACGCAGACGACGCCCTGCCCCCTCTGGTTCATGATGGTGTCGATGGCGATCGCCGTCTTGCCGGTGCCGCGGTCGCCGATGATCAGCTCGCGCTGGCCGCGGCCGATCGGGATCAGGGCGTCGATGGCCTTGATGCCGGTCTGCAGCGGCTCCTTCACCGGCTGGCGCAGCACGATGCCGGGGGCCACGATGTCCACCTGGCGCCGGCCGTCGAGCCCCTGGATCGGGCCCTTGCCGTCGACCGGCTCGCCCAGCGGGTTCACCACGCGCCCCAGGTAGCCGGGGCCCACGGGGATGTCGAGCACGCGGCCGGTGCGGCGCACCTGGTCGCCCTCCTGGATCAGCGTCCAGTCGCCCAGGATCACCGCGCCGATGTTGTCCTCCTCCAGGTTGAGCGCCAGCGCCGTCACCGGCTGGCTCTCGGCCCGGGTGGGGGTGATCTCGAGCATCTCGCTCGACATGGTGCCGGTGAGGCCGTAGATGCGGGCGATCCCGTCCTTGACCTCCAGCACCTCGCCGATCTCCTCGGCCCGCAGGTCTTCCTCGTAGCGCTCGATCTCGCCGAGCAGGACGCTCTTGATCTCGCTCGCGCGCAGCAGGGTGTCGGCCGGCATTCTCACTCTCCTCTATCGGTAGTGCCCAGTGCCCAGTCCCAAGTGCCCAGGAACTTCAACCCCGGGCCGCTTCGATTCTAAAGCTTCGATTCCCGGTGCCCAGTCGCTTCGACCCTGGGCACTGGGCCCTGGGCACTGGGCACTGTTTTCATTCACGCCGAAGCGCGCCCGTCGCCGCCGGGCCCGCCCCGGCCGTTGCCGTGCGGGAGCTCTACCGCCAGCAGGCGCCGGCGCAGGCCCTGGGCGCGGCTCCGCACCGAGCCGTCCAGGATGGTGTCGCCCACGCGCACCACCATCCCGCCCAGCAGCTCCGGGTTCACCCGGAAGGTGGGGAACACCGTCTTCCCCAGCCGGCGGGCCAGCGCGTTGCCGATGTCGGCCTGCAGCGCCTCGTCGGGGGCGTGGCTGATCTCCACGTCCACCCGCACCCGCCCCGACAGCTCGTCGACCAGGGCGCGGTACTGCGCGGCGATCTCGCCCAGCAGGCGCTGGCGGCGCTTGTCGACCACCACCATCACGAAGCGCAGGAAGAGCTCGGGGACCCGCCCCGTCAGCGCGCCGCGGAGCGCCTCCTTGCGCGCCTCGGCGGAGATGCGGGGGCTGGCGAGGAACTCGCGCACGCGCGGGTCGCGCGCCAGCTCGGCCAGGCCTTCCGCGGCCGCGAGGAACTCGTCGACCGTGGGGCGCCCGCCGTGGCGCCGCGCCAGCTCCAGCAGCGTCTCGGCGTAGTTCCTGGCGATGATCTCGGCGCGCACGGCTCAGGCTCCGATCGGGGCGGGAGACTCGACCTCGCCCAGGAACTCGCGCACCAGGCGGCGGTTCTCCTCGCTGTCCAGGCGGGCGCGCACCAGCTTCTGCGCGGCTCCGATGGCCAGGTCCACCGCGTCGCGGCGCACGGCGGCCAGCGCCAGCTCGCGCTCGGTGGCGATGTCGGCGCGGGCGCGGGCGAGCATCTCGTCGCGCTCGCGGCGGGCGTCCTCCAGCGCGTCGGCCTTCATGCGCTCGGCGGTGTTGCGGCTCTCGGACAGGGCCTCCTGCACGCGGGCGCGGGTGTCCTCCACCAGCTTCCGGTTCTCCTCGGCCAGCCGGGCGGCCTCGGCGCGGTCCCGCTCGGCGTCCTCGGCCAGCT harbors:
- the atpH gene encoding ATP synthase F1 subunit delta, with translation MRAEIIARNYAETLLELARRHGGRPTVDEFLAAAEGLAELARDPRVREFLASPRISAEARKEALRGALTGRVPELFLRFVMVVVDKRRQRLLGEIAAQYRALVDELSGRVRVDVEISHAPDEALQADIGNALARRLGKTVFPTFRVNPELLGGMVVRVGDTILDGSVRSRAQGLRRRLLAVELPHGNGRGGPGGDGRASA
- the atpF gene encoding F0F1 ATP synthase subunit B — its product is MKIDFDPMHRSIYASAALLLASASPLLAQEEEGKGGLLTLHPGLSIWTLVIFLIVFAVLAKFAFPKILEAVEAREAHLRELAEDAERDRAEAARLAEENRKLVEDTRARVQEALSESRNTAERMKADALEDARRERDEMLARARADIATERELALAAVRRDAVDLAIGAAQKLVRARLDSEENRRLVREFLGEVESPAPIGA
- the atpA gene encoding F0F1 ATP synthase subunit alpha: MPADTLLRASEIKSVLLGEIERYEEDLRAEEIGEVLEVKDGIARIYGLTGTMSSEMLEITPTRAESQPVTALALNLEEDNIGAVILGDWTLIQEGDQVRRTGRVLDIPVGPGYLGRVVNPLGEPVDGKGPIQGLDGRRQVDIVAPGIVLRQPVKEPLQTGIKAIDALIPIGRGQRELIIGDRGTGKTAIAIDTIMNQRGQGVVCVYVAIGQKASTVAGVVQRLTDAGAMDYTIVVAATASDPAPMQYIAPYAGTALAEYFMYTRGEDGRGKATLCVYDDLSKQAVAYRQMSLVLRRPPGREAYPGDVFYLHSRLLERAAKIRDDPAVVDNRTIFAPGGSLTALPLIETQAGDVSAYIPTNVISITDGQIFLEDALFYAGVRPAVNVGISVSRVGGSAQIKAMRSVAGRLRLDLAQYRELEAFSQFGSDLDPDTQATLARGERLVKALNQNERDPLPVEDQVIQIYAASNGYVERAV